One stretch of Streptomyces sp. A2-16 DNA includes these proteins:
- a CDS encoding ABC transporter permease, with protein MGEVTLAPSAGARRSPGPWRTAAGDLLRNKSALTAAAVLLLVVLASLCAPLYADHIAHSDPFQSHVSGTTVVDGRTVPVLTPSSTGLGLGVTPIGPTWDPAHYFLGADNQGRDVMARLLYGGRTSLFIGVTAALLTCVLGTAVGVVAGYAGGVVDAVISRILDVVWAFPVYLLAICLSVVLLTDGLRLGPVTVDAGSLWLPVTIIAAIYVPYIARPLRGQVLVLRNKEYIQAAVGSGAPTSRILRREVLPNVVPTAIVFVPLMTALAMLTESALSFLSVGVQPPDASWGTIIEDGLGLLYTRPAVTIAPGLLIALTTAALNVLGDGVRDALDPGARLRGGV; from the coding sequence GTGGGTGAAGTGACCCTCGCCCCGTCGGCAGGGGCCCGGCGCTCGCCGGGCCCCTGGCGGACCGCCGCCGGTGACCTGCTGCGCAACAAGTCGGCCCTGACCGCGGCAGCGGTCCTGCTCCTCGTCGTCCTGGCGAGCCTGTGCGCCCCGCTGTACGCGGACCACATCGCCCACAGCGACCCGTTCCAGTCCCATGTCTCCGGCACCACGGTCGTGGACGGAAGGACGGTGCCGGTGCTCACCCCGAGCAGCACCGGCCTCGGCCTCGGGGTCACCCCGATCGGCCCGACCTGGGACCCCGCCCACTACTTCCTCGGCGCCGACAACCAGGGACGCGATGTCATGGCGCGGCTGCTGTACGGCGGCCGTACGAGCCTGTTCATCGGGGTCACGGCGGCACTGCTCACGTGCGTCCTCGGTACGGCCGTGGGGGTCGTCGCCGGGTACGCGGGCGGAGTCGTGGACGCCGTCATCTCCCGGATCCTGGACGTCGTCTGGGCGTTCCCGGTGTATCTGCTGGCCATCTGCCTGTCGGTGGTGCTGCTCACCGACGGCCTCCGACTCGGACCCGTCACCGTCGACGCGGGAAGTCTCTGGCTGCCCGTCACCATCATCGCGGCGATCTATGTCCCGTACATCGCACGGCCGTTGCGCGGTCAGGTGCTGGTGCTGCGGAACAAGGAGTACATCCAGGCGGCCGTGGGCTCGGGCGCACCCACCTCGCGGATCCTGCGCCGGGAGGTCCTCCCCAACGTGGTGCCGACGGCGATCGTGTTCGTCCCGCTGATGACCGCGCTCGCGATGCTCACCGAGTCCGCGCTGTCCTTCCTGTCCGTCGGCGTCCAGCCCCCCGACGCCAGTTGGGGCACGATCATCGAGGACGGCCTGGGGCTCCTCTACACCCGGCCCGCCGTGACGATCGCGCCCGGCCTGCTGATCGCGCTGACGACGGCCGCGCTCAACGTCCTCGGCGACGGGGTGCGGGACGCGCTCGACCCGGGCGCCCGGCTGCGCGGAGGGGTGTGA
- a CDS encoding ABC transporter substrate-binding protein: MSRTTRRGALAAATVALTLTVAACSSSSDSGSSSAPSSSGSGSSAFQAQHRGGTLKLVAHAAAGSFDPQVNYTLQYWQLFQSMYDGLLAFKKVDGQESFTVVPDLATAMPKVTNGGKTYTFTLRKGITFSNGKPLTTDDVVASFQRIFKVSSPTAGTFYNGIVGADACLKTPATCTLAKGVTGDPKTDTVTVNLTAPDPEFEYKLAVPHAVVVPKDSPTKDAGTKPLPSTGPYTAASYDPNRALKLVRNPHFKEWSREAEPQGYPDVIDYTFGQTVESEVTAVENGQADWMFDAPPADRLGEIGTKYASQAHVNPLTAFWYATLNVNMAPFNNKLARQAINWAVDRSAVVRLYGGTNLASPACTILPPGFPGHVDSCDYTKGGGTTWKAADLAKAKALVKQSGTAGQEVGIVTQDDDVNKSIGQYLQSLLTQLGYKATLKPLSGNIQFTYIQNTKNKVQLALTSWYQDYPAASDFLNVLLSCASYHPGSDSSINISGFCDKGIDARMQAAIKTSETDQAGADKQWAAIDQQIMGESPVVPLINPKMIDFTSTRVGNYRFSKQFYMLVGQLWVK, from the coding sequence ATGTCCCGCACCACGAGACGGGGTGCGCTCGCCGCCGCCACCGTCGCCCTCACCCTCACCGTCGCCGCCTGTTCGTCCTCCTCCGACTCGGGTTCCTCCTCCGCCCCGAGCTCGTCCGGCTCCGGTTCCTCCGCCTTCCAGGCCCAGCACCGGGGAGGCACGCTCAAGCTCGTCGCCCACGCGGCCGCGGGCAGCTTCGACCCGCAGGTCAACTACACCCTCCAGTACTGGCAGTTGTTCCAGTCGATGTACGACGGGCTGCTCGCCTTCAAGAAGGTGGACGGCCAGGAGTCCTTCACCGTCGTCCCGGACCTGGCGACCGCCATGCCGAAGGTGACCAACGGCGGCAAGACGTACACCTTCACGCTCCGCAAGGGCATCACCTTCTCCAACGGCAAGCCGCTGACCACGGACGACGTGGTGGCGTCCTTCCAGCGCATCTTCAAGGTCTCCAGCCCCACCGCGGGCACCTTCTACAACGGCATCGTCGGCGCCGACGCCTGTCTGAAGACGCCGGCCACGTGCACCCTCGCCAAGGGTGTGACCGGTGACCCGAAGACCGACACGGTCACCGTCAACCTGACGGCCCCGGACCCCGAGTTCGAGTACAAGCTGGCCGTCCCGCACGCCGTCGTCGTACCGAAGGACTCACCGACGAAGGACGCCGGGACCAAGCCGCTGCCGTCGACCGGCCCCTACACGGCGGCCTCGTACGACCCCAACCGGGCACTGAAGCTGGTGCGCAACCCGCACTTCAAGGAGTGGTCGCGGGAGGCGGAGCCGCAGGGCTACCCGGATGTGATCGACTACACCTTCGGGCAGACGGTCGAGTCCGAGGTCACCGCCGTGGAGAACGGGCAGGCGGACTGGATGTTCGACGCCCCGCCCGCCGACCGGCTGGGCGAGATCGGCACCAAGTACGCCTCCCAGGCGCATGTGAACCCGCTGACGGCGTTCTGGTACGCGACGCTCAACGTCAACATGGCTCCTTTCAACAACAAGCTGGCGCGGCAGGCGATCAACTGGGCCGTCGACCGGTCCGCCGTGGTACGGCTGTACGGCGGCACCAACCTCGCCTCTCCCGCCTGCACGATCCTGCCGCCCGGCTTCCCCGGCCACGTCGACTCCTGCGACTACACCAAGGGCGGCGGTACGACCTGGAAGGCGGCGGACCTCGCCAAGGCCAAGGCGCTGGTCAAGCAGTCCGGTACGGCCGGCCAGGAGGTCGGGATCGTCACGCAGGACGACGACGTCAACAAGTCGATCGGGCAGTACCTGCAGAGCCTGCTCACCCAGCTCGGCTACAAGGCGACGCTCAAGCCGCTGTCGGGGAACATCCAGTTCACCTACATCCAGAACACCAAGAACAAGGTGCAGCTGGCCCTGACGTCCTGGTACCAGGACTATCCCGCGGCCTCCGACTTCCTCAACGTGCTGCTTTCCTGCGCGAGTTACCACCCCGGCAGCGACTCCAGCATCAACATCTCCGGGTTCTGCGACAAGGGGATCGACGCCAGGATGCAGGCGGCGATCAAGACCTCGGAGACCGACCAGGCGGGCGCGGACAAGCAGTGGGCCGCCATCGACCAGCAGATCATGGGCGAGTCCCCGGTCGTCCCGCTGATCAACCCGAAGATGATCGACTTCACGTCGACGCGGGTCGGCAACTACCGGTTCAGCAAGCAGTTCTACATGCTGGTCGGGCAGCTGTGGGTGAAGTGA
- a CDS encoding ABC transporter permease codes for MLAFALKRFGSALLVMFAISVLVFLIFFATPGVDPAARIAGRNADPATLAQVRHSFGLDRPMPVRYLLMMRHLLIDQDLESFVNRGSRVIPQIVQATPVTLSLVVGAALIWMTAGILMGTAAATLRGRAADPLIMLVGVVGVSLPAYWLGEVVNLLTQKQLHDSLFSWVPPPGYVGLGQDPGQWALHLLFPWLTLALLYAGIYARLLRGEVVTALNEDYVRTARAKGLSERQILLRHALRCSLIPIVSLFGLDFGALVGGSALLTEVVFGLPGIGKLTFDALQNLDLPVIMGTVLYAAFFVVLANALVDILYARLDPRARHA; via the coding sequence ATGCTCGCCTTCGCCCTCAAGCGCTTCGGCTCTGCCCTGCTGGTGATGTTCGCGATCAGTGTGCTGGTGTTCCTGATCTTCTTCGCCACCCCGGGCGTCGATCCGGCGGCCCGGATCGCCGGCCGCAACGCCGACCCGGCCACGCTCGCCCAGGTGCGGCACTCCTTCGGCCTGGACCGACCGATGCCCGTCCGCTATCTGCTGATGATGCGTCACCTGCTGATCGACCAGGACCTGGAGTCGTTCGTCAACCGCGGCTCGCGGGTCATCCCGCAGATCGTCCAGGCGACCCCGGTGACCCTGTCCCTGGTCGTCGGCGCGGCCCTGATCTGGATGACGGCGGGCATCCTCATGGGCACGGCCGCGGCGACCCTGCGCGGCAGGGCCGCCGATCCCCTGATCATGCTGGTCGGCGTGGTCGGCGTCTCCCTCCCGGCCTACTGGCTCGGCGAGGTCGTCAACCTCCTCACCCAGAAGCAGCTGCACGACTCGCTCTTCTCCTGGGTGCCCCCGCCCGGCTACGTCGGCCTCGGCCAGGACCCCGGCCAGTGGGCGCTGCACCTGCTCTTCCCCTGGCTGACCCTGGCCCTCCTGTACGCCGGGATCTACGCCCGGCTGCTGCGCGGGGAGGTCGTCACCGCGCTGAACGAGGACTACGTCCGTACGGCCCGCGCCAAGGGCCTGTCCGAACGGCAGATCCTGCTCCGCCACGCCCTGCGCTGCTCGCTGATCCCGATCGTGTCGCTGTTCGGCCTGGACTTCGGGGCGCTGGTGGGCGGGTCCGCACTCCTCACCGAGGTGGTCTTCGGCCTGCCCGGCATCGGCAAGCTCACCTTCGACGCCCTCCAGAACCTCGACCTGCCCGTGATCATGGGGACCGTCCTGTACGCGGCCTTCTTCGTGGTCCTCGCCAACGCCCTGGTGGACATCCTGTACGCGCGACTCGATCCGAGGGCCCGTCATGCCTGA
- a CDS encoding oligopeptide/dipeptide ABC transporter ATP-binding protein, with protein MTAQEIATVDEALPPGGEVLLRATDVTKHYPVRGRRQVLRAVDGVSLEVRGGETLGVVGESGCGKSTLGRCLVRLTELTGGRVEFDGRDISTLSRRRLRPVRPGMQLVFQDPHASLNPRRRAGDIVAEPLLVHRYGDAAAVRRRVAELFDVVGLAAAHLDRYPHEFSGGQRQRIGIARALATQPKLIVADEPVSALDVSIQAQVLNLFADLQDEFGLTYVFIAHDLGVVRHVSDRIAVMYLGEIVELAGTEELFAHPAHPYTQALLSAVPDIDDGQLTDDGPPRERIVLTGEVPSAADRPTGCPFRTRCPYVQELCAVERPRLTATASGHQVACHYPLGD; from the coding sequence ATGACGGCACAGGAGATCGCGACGGTGGACGAGGCTCTGCCTCCCGGCGGCGAGGTCCTGCTGCGGGCCACGGACGTCACCAAGCACTACCCCGTCCGCGGCAGACGCCAGGTGCTGCGTGCCGTCGACGGGGTCTCTCTGGAGGTGCGCGGCGGCGAGACCCTCGGCGTCGTCGGGGAGTCCGGTTGCGGCAAGTCCACGCTGGGCCGCTGCCTGGTCCGGCTCACCGAACTCACCGGTGGGCGCGTCGAGTTCGACGGGCGGGACATCTCGACGCTGTCCCGGCGGCGGCTGCGGCCGGTGCGGCCGGGCATGCAGCTGGTCTTCCAGGACCCGCACGCCTCGCTCAACCCCCGCCGTCGCGCCGGGGACATCGTGGCCGAACCGCTGCTGGTGCACCGGTACGGCGACGCAGCCGCGGTCCGCCGGCGGGTCGCCGAGCTCTTCGACGTCGTGGGGCTTGCGGCGGCTCATCTGGACCGCTATCCGCACGAGTTCTCCGGCGGCCAGCGTCAACGCATAGGAATCGCAAGGGCCTTGGCCACGCAGCCGAAGCTCATCGTGGCCGACGAGCCGGTCTCGGCGCTCGACGTGTCGATCCAGGCGCAGGTGCTCAATCTGTTCGCGGACCTTCAGGACGAGTTCGGCCTGACCTATGTCTTCATCGCGCACGATCTCGGTGTGGTCCGTCATGTGTCGGACCGGATCGCTGTCATGTATCTCGGTGAGATCGTCGAACTCGCCGGGACGGAGGAACTGTTCGCCCACCCGGCCCATCCGTACACGCAGGCCCTGCTGTCGGCGGTGCCGGACATCGACGACGGACAGCTCACGGACGACGGACCACCCCGGGAGCGCATCGTCCTGACCGGGGAGGTGCCCAGTGCGGCGGACCGGCCGACGGGCTGTCCGTTCCGCACTCGCTGCCCCTACGTCCAGGAGCTGTGCGCGGTGGAACGTCCACGACTCACGGCGACGGCTTCCGGCCACCAGGTGGCCTGCCACTACCCGCTGGGTGACTGA
- a CDS encoding ABC transporter ATP-binding protein, giving the protein MPEPLLDVRDLSVRFRTRRGTVTAVDQVSFSVAPGEVLGVVGESGSGKSVSMLAVLRLLTNPNVLVSGEVLFRGRDLLTLPDKEMRAVRGREIAMVFQDPMTALTPVYTVGRQIVEAIRAHEQVSRAQAWARAVRLLSDVGIPDAASRARAYPHEFSGGMRQRVVIAMALACSPSLLIADEPTTALDVTVQAQILDLMRELNAQGSAMVLITHDMGVVSRIADRVLVMYGGRAAEQGPRRAVFHGPRHPYTWGLLDSVPRVSGARLRRLSTIAGTPVSPGAVPEGCAFAPRCRLRHERCEERPALTAGGGDTAHLDACWLPAEDRAGLRLRADEDVNGEVAS; this is encoded by the coding sequence ATGCCTGAACCCCTGCTGGACGTACGCGACCTGAGTGTGCGCTTCCGCACCCGCCGGGGAACCGTCACCGCGGTCGACCAGGTCTCCTTCTCCGTCGCGCCCGGTGAAGTCCTGGGCGTGGTGGGCGAGTCGGGCTCCGGCAAGAGCGTGTCGATGCTGGCCGTCCTGCGGTTGCTCACCAACCCGAACGTGCTCGTGTCGGGCGAGGTCCTCTTCCGCGGACGTGACCTGCTCACCCTTCCCGACAAGGAGATGCGCGCGGTGCGCGGCCGGGAGATCGCGATGGTCTTCCAGGACCCGATGACCGCGCTGACCCCCGTCTACACCGTCGGCCGGCAGATCGTCGAGGCGATCCGGGCGCACGAACAGGTCTCCCGCGCTCAGGCGTGGGCCCGGGCGGTCCGGCTGCTCTCGGACGTCGGCATCCCCGACGCGGCCTCGCGGGCGCGCGCCTACCCGCACGAGTTCTCCGGCGGGATGCGCCAGCGCGTGGTCATCGCGATGGCGCTGGCCTGCAGCCCTTCGCTGCTGATCGCCGACGAGCCGACGACCGCGCTCGACGTGACCGTGCAGGCACAGATCCTCGATCTGATGCGGGAGCTCAACGCACAGGGCTCCGCGATGGTGCTGATCACCCACGACATGGGCGTGGTCAGCCGGATCGCGGACCGGGTCCTCGTCATGTACGGCGGCCGGGCGGCCGAGCAGGGCCCGCGGCGGGCGGTGTTCCACGGCCCGCGGCACCCGTACACCTGGGGTCTGCTCGACTCGGTGCCCCGGGTGAGCGGGGCCCGGCTGCGGCGGCTGTCCACCATCGCCGGCACGCCCGTCTCACCGGGCGCGGTCCCGGAGGGCTGCGCGTTCGCCCCGCGCTGCCGGCTGCGGCACGAGCGGTGCGAGGAGCGGCCGGCGCTGACCGCGGGCGGCGGTGACACCGCGCATCTGGACGCCTGCTGGCTGCCCGCCGAGGACCGCGCGGGACTGCGGCTGAGGGCGGACGAGGACGTGAACGGAGAGGTGGCGTCATGA
- a CDS encoding proline iminopeptidase-family hydrolase, with amino-acid sequence MAIPEPNHTGTVDFDGHSTWYRITGEPGRTPLVVLHGGPGAGHHYTLSIAGISRQGRPVIHYDQLGTGSSTHLPGKGADFWTVQLFLDELDNLLKELGIADGYHILGQSWGGMLAAEHAVRRPAGLRGLVIANSPASMGLWLEAAAELRAGLPQEVQHTLHAHEAAGTTDHPDYRAAEQVFNERHVCRLTPNPPEVQATWDNIAADPTVYHTMNGPNEFHVVGTLKDWSVIDRLHLIEVPTLLVSGRFDEATPETVRPFADHIPDVRWHMFEHSSHMPHVEEEDLYLRIVGEFLDSTD; translated from the coding sequence GTGGCGATCCCCGAACCGAACCACACCGGAACCGTCGACTTCGACGGCCATTCCACCTGGTACCGGATCACGGGCGAACCGGGCAGGACACCCCTGGTGGTCCTGCACGGCGGGCCCGGCGCCGGTCACCACTACACGCTCAGCATCGCGGGCATCTCCCGGCAGGGCCGTCCCGTGATCCACTACGACCAGCTCGGCACCGGGTCCTCCACCCATCTGCCCGGCAAGGGCGCCGACTTCTGGACCGTCCAGCTCTTCCTCGACGAACTGGACAACCTGCTCAAGGAGTTGGGCATCGCCGACGGTTACCACATCCTCGGCCAGTCCTGGGGCGGCATGCTCGCCGCCGAGCACGCGGTACGGCGCCCCGCCGGGCTGCGCGGACTGGTCATCGCCAACTCCCCCGCCTCCATGGGGCTGTGGCTGGAGGCGGCCGCCGAGCTGCGCGCCGGGCTCCCGCAGGAGGTCCAGCACACCCTGCACGCCCACGAGGCGGCCGGGACCACGGACCACCCCGACTACCGGGCGGCCGAACAGGTCTTCAACGAACGACATGTGTGCCGCCTGACACCCAACCCGCCCGAGGTGCAGGCCACCTGGGACAACATCGCGGCCGATCCGACCGTGTACCACACGATGAACGGCCCGAACGAGTTCCATGTCGTCGGCACCCTCAAGGACTGGTCCGTCATCGACCGGCTGCACCTGATCGAGGTGCCGACCCTGCTGGTGTCCGGGCGCTTCGACGAGGCGACTCCCGAGACCGTCCGCCCCTTCGCCGACCACATCCCCGATGTGCGCTGGCACATGTTCGAGCACTCGAGCCACATGCCGCACGTCGAGGAGGAGGACCTCTACCTCCGGATCGTCGGCGAGTTCCTCGACTCCACCGACTGA
- a CDS encoding carboxymuconolactone decarboxylase family protein codes for MEARLNVFTSPLAGKLLKHFAMAGKVVTDSGLPLTTQELVKIRASQINGCGFCLDMHTKEAAAAGETAQRLHMVAAWREAKVFTEAERAALELAEHGTRLADGSGVSDEVWENAAKHYDEEQLLALVSLIAVINAFNRLNVMTQQPAGDYVVGQFG; via the coding sequence ATGGAAGCCCGACTCAACGTCTTCACCAGCCCGCTGGCCGGCAAGCTGCTCAAGCACTTCGCCATGGCGGGCAAGGTGGTCACGGACTCGGGACTGCCGCTGACAACCCAGGAGTTGGTGAAGATCCGCGCGAGCCAGATCAACGGCTGCGGATTCTGCCTCGACATGCACACCAAGGAGGCGGCCGCCGCGGGCGAGACCGCGCAGCGCCTCCACATGGTCGCCGCGTGGCGTGAGGCCAAGGTCTTCACCGAGGCCGAGCGCGCCGCCCTGGAGCTGGCGGAGCACGGCACCCGTCTCGCCGACGGGAGCGGTGTCTCGGACGAGGTGTGGGAGAACGCCGCCAAGCACTACGACGAGGAGCAGCTCCTCGCCCTGGTCTCCCTGATCGCCGTCATCAACGCCTTCAACCGGCTGAACGTCATGACCCAGCAGCCGGCCGGCGACTACGTGGTCGGCCAGTTCGGCTGA
- a CDS encoding FCD domain-containing protein has protein sequence MLLGDGPTASLRPVKVASAVDEVTDRLLTAIAVGDFLPGERLPAERDLTGLLRVSRPTVREAVARLQALGVVESRRGRNGGAFVRDSWTESTGAAVRRTLLPRWEEFEQLFDLRGLVEGMVAATAARRRRPEDLEPMREALSAHLSASTPREEQAADSAFHRAICEATHNPQIAQLSRDLLTRISLGFPVEPWGRGERSHHERAGHGHTALYEAVAAGEPEHAEEIAREHFMISAEMIRDVLARVRAAQAP, from the coding sequence GTGCTCCTCGGCGACGGCCCGACGGCCTCGCTGCGCCCGGTCAAGGTCGCCTCGGCGGTCGACGAGGTGACCGACCGGCTGCTCACCGCCATCGCCGTCGGCGACTTCCTGCCCGGCGAACGGCTGCCCGCCGAACGCGACCTGACCGGACTGCTGCGCGTCAGCCGCCCCACCGTGCGCGAGGCCGTGGCCCGCCTCCAGGCCCTGGGGGTCGTGGAGAGCCGCCGGGGCCGCAACGGCGGAGCGTTCGTCCGCGACAGCTGGACCGAGTCCACCGGCGCCGCGGTCCGCCGTACGCTGCTGCCCCGCTGGGAGGAGTTCGAGCAGCTCTTCGACCTGCGCGGACTGGTGGAGGGCATGGTGGCCGCGACGGCGGCCCGGCGCCGCAGGCCCGAGGACCTGGAGCCGATGCGCGAGGCTCTGTCCGCGCACCTTTCCGCGAGCACGCCCCGCGAGGAGCAGGCCGCCGACAGCGCGTTCCACCGGGCGATCTGCGAGGCCACCCACAATCCTCAGATCGCCCAGCTCAGCCGGGACCTGCTGACCCGCATCAGCCTGGGCTTCCCGGTCGAGCCCTGGGGCAGGGGCGAGCGGTCCCACCATGAAAGGGCCGGTCACGGGCACACCGCGCTCTACGAGGCCGTCGCGGCGGGTGAGCCGGAGCACGCCGAGGAGATCGCGAGGGAACACTTCATGATCAGCGCGGAGATGATCCGGGACGTCCTGGCGCGGGTGCGGGCGGCACAGGCCCCCTGA
- a CDS encoding MFS transporter, with product MARTSPAPNQPEPPIEKRLWKVATLSGMASYLDAALIVSIGVNLAIYRDAYDMGVWMAGAISAIVTICIAVGSLVGGRLADVFGRRRLYNLDILCYALGAVVITLAPDDITLLVGVLLAGLAAGADLPTSLAVVSDASPDHARGRLIAFTQVMWMLGIIVVVFVGFALSDTGMIGARLITGHLAVAALVTWHLRSRLELATGPDPAQDEVPARKPAEQGVALKNVWTRAALVPMLATFAFYVTWGLGANTMGQFTTYLLVTVSGASQSVATGINLACLPIGLLLTLAFVRIADGPRRDRMFYVATLVQIAAFAIGTLTLGAIVGFLVFYVLYQLSYPFAGEANYKVWSQLTLPADTRGTTQGITYAVSRGVFAGVAFVTPALLDRSPSLLLWVITGCMALSALAGLYIVRVLIPRASPVAAAPADVKVARA from the coding sequence ATGGCCCGAACCTCGCCTGCCCCGAACCAGCCGGAACCGCCCATCGAGAAGCGCCTGTGGAAGGTCGCGACCCTCTCCGGCATGGCGTCCTACCTCGATGCCGCGCTCATCGTGAGCATCGGCGTCAACCTGGCCATCTACCGCGACGCCTACGACATGGGCGTCTGGATGGCCGGTGCGATCAGCGCGATCGTCACCATCTGCATCGCCGTCGGCTCCCTGGTCGGCGGACGGCTCGCCGACGTGTTCGGGCGACGCCGCCTCTACAACCTGGACATCCTCTGCTACGCCCTCGGGGCGGTCGTCATCACCCTGGCGCCCGACGACATCACCCTTCTGGTGGGTGTCCTGCTCGCCGGTCTCGCGGCCGGCGCCGACCTGCCGACCTCCCTGGCCGTGGTCTCGGACGCCTCCCCCGACCACGCGCGGGGACGGCTCATCGCGTTCACGCAGGTCATGTGGATGCTGGGCATCATCGTCGTGGTCTTCGTCGGCTTCGCGCTGTCGGACACCGGCATGATCGGCGCTCGTCTCATCACCGGCCATCTGGCGGTCGCCGCGCTGGTCACCTGGCATCTGCGGTCCCGGCTGGAACTGGCCACCGGACCGGATCCGGCACAGGACGAGGTCCCGGCGCGCAAGCCGGCCGAGCAGGGGGTCGCGCTCAAGAACGTCTGGACCCGTGCCGCCCTGGTGCCCATGCTCGCCACCTTCGCCTTCTACGTCACCTGGGGCCTGGGCGCCAACACCATGGGCCAGTTCACGACGTATCTGCTGGTCACGGTCAGCGGTGCCTCGCAGAGCGTGGCCACCGGCATCAACCTGGCCTGTCTCCCGATCGGTCTGCTGCTGACGCTCGCCTTCGTCCGGATCGCCGACGGCCCGCGCCGCGACCGGATGTTCTACGTCGCCACGCTCGTGCAGATCGCGGCTTTCGCGATCGGCACGCTGACCCTGGGTGCCATCGTCGGCTTCCTCGTCTTCTACGTCCTCTACCAGCTGTCGTATCCCTTCGCGGGCGAGGCGAACTACAAGGTGTGGTCGCAGCTGACCCTGCCCGCGGACACCCGGGGCACCACGCAGGGGATCACCTACGCCGTCTCCCGCGGGGTCTTCGCGGGCGTCGCGTTCGTGACGCCCGCGCTCCTCGACCGGAGCCCCAGCCTGCTGCTCTGGGTGATCACCGGATGCATGGCGCTGTCGGCCCTCGCGGGTCTGTACATCGTGCGCGTCCTCATTCCGCGCGCGTCCCCGGTCGCCGCCGCACCGGCGGACGTCAAGGTCGCGCGGGCCTGA
- a CDS encoding L-fucose/L-arabinose isomerase family protein codes for MATTESTTTRAGEREAALGELLPPVPRRRPRIGLVSGGLGTYWPQFPGLLPQLKESAAYVAERLGRLDAEVTDAGFVSDAQEGAAAAERLRRADCDLIVLFLTTYLTSSMVLPIAQRTHTPVLVVDLQPSERMDHASFDTGDWLAYCSQCSVPEVGNVFRRAGIPFRSVSGWLRQESAWRRVERWVRAAHVRAALRHARHGLMGHVYPGMLDVQTDPTLLSATFGSHVEVLEFDDLRHRVEKVTGAETRERVELAREIFTVDESVVDEDFAWGATVSVALDRLVEDFGLDTLAYYHRGLDGEQHERLGAGMILGASLLTARGVPSAGEYELRTSLAQLASQSVGAGGSFTEIQALNFKDGVVEMGHDGPAHLALSARDPLLRGLGVYHGKRGWGVSVEFDVRQGPVTLLGLGQDADGSLSFITSEGTVVPGPLLEIGNTTSRVDFGRDPGEWVDAWSATGVGHHWSLAVGHHGADFGAAASLLGIDHREV; via the coding sequence ATGGCGACGACCGAATCCACCACGACCCGTGCCGGTGAACGGGAAGCCGCCCTGGGCGAGTTGCTCCCGCCCGTGCCCCGCCGCCGGCCGCGGATCGGACTGGTCTCCGGCGGGCTCGGCACCTACTGGCCGCAGTTCCCGGGACTGCTGCCCCAGTTGAAGGAGTCGGCCGCCTATGTCGCCGAGCGGCTTGGCCGGTTGGACGCGGAGGTGACGGACGCCGGGTTCGTCTCCGACGCCCAGGAGGGCGCGGCCGCCGCCGAGCGGCTGCGCCGGGCCGACTGCGATCTGATCGTGCTGTTCCTGACGACCTATCTGACCTCGTCGATGGTGCTGCCGATCGCGCAGCGCACCCACACCCCGGTGCTGGTCGTCGACCTCCAGCCGTCCGAGCGCATGGACCACGCCTCCTTCGACACCGGCGACTGGCTGGCGTACTGCTCGCAGTGCTCCGTGCCGGAGGTCGGCAACGTCTTCCGCCGGGCCGGCATCCCCTTCCGGTCGGTGTCGGGCTGGCTGCGACAGGAGTCGGCGTGGCGGCGCGTGGAGCGGTGGGTGCGGGCCGCACACGTCCGGGCCGCGCTCCGGCATGCCCGGCACGGACTGATGGGGCACGTGTACCCCGGCATGCTCGACGTGCAGACCGATCCGACGCTGCTGTCGGCGACGTTCGGCTCGCATGTCGAGGTGCTGGAGTTCGACGATCTGCGGCACCGGGTGGAGAAGGTGACCGGTGCGGAGACCCGGGAGCGGGTGGAGCTCGCCCGGGAGATCTTCACCGTCGACGAGAGTGTGGTGGACGAGGACTTCGCGTGGGGGGCGACCGTGTCGGTGGCCCTCGACCGGCTGGTGGAGGACTTCGGGCTCGACACCCTCGCCTACTACCACCGGGGCCTCGACGGGGAGCAGCACGAGCGGCTCGGCGCCGGCATGATCCTGGGCGCCTCGCTGCTCACGGCCCGCGGGGTGCCCTCGGCCGGCGAGTACGAACTGCGCACCAGTCTCGCCCAGTTGGCCTCGCAGAGTGTCGGTGCCGGGGGCTCCTTCACGGAGATCCAGGCGCTGAACTTCAAGGACGGGGTGGTGGAGATGGGCCACGACGGGCCCGCCCACCTCGCGCTCAGCGCCCGGGATCCGCTGCTGCGGGGGCTGGGCGTGTACCACGGCAAGCGTGGCTGGGGCGTCAGCGTGGAGTTCGATGTACGGCAGGGGCCCGTCACCCTGCTCGGCCTGGGTCAGGACGCCGACGGCAGCCTGTCGTTCATCACATCGGAGGGCACGGTCGTCCCGGGGCCGCTGCTGGAGATCGGCAACACGACCAGCCGGGTCGACTTCGGCCGGGATCCCGGCGAGTGGGTCGACGCGTGGAGCGCCACCGGGGTCGGGCATCACTGGTCGCTGGCGGTGGGGCATCACGGCGCCGATTTCGGGGCGGCGGCGAGTCTGCTGGGGATCGACCACCGGGAGGTCTAG